One window of Ictalurus punctatus breed USDA103 chromosome 22, Coco_2.0, whole genome shotgun sequence genomic DNA carries:
- the fam189a2 gene encoding endosomal transmembrane epsin interactor 1 isoform X1 — translation MSLPVVLPGSCCRLTGASLAPQFADPSRRSRCMATVPWRMRGSESRLVQPLLPARPLLSLGLLQLVLGCSMVALSFGALSLSNSPPVRNSCPFWAGSSVILSGIIGLTTWKRPMLLLVNLFVLLSMVCILLNLAGFILCCQGAQLVSSTIHCQLDGNSDICNCCAESPSKCQDEDVIKIYAGHSCASMRVLLKKVLFALCALNALTTVVCLIAAALRYLQIFSTRRPCMEEPRNVAEEEEQPHIPDPDDFVPPAPPPSYFSTFYSYTPRLARRMFGDSVIPLPHIYGARIKGVEVFCPLDPPPPYEAVAARQAEPSQVQDPEVQVTDLTEGVLHCSEMDTASDERCMQTAVSSSSPPSQSITGSSSRKPCRQRHRRSNSDPVLLDLTAKAVMSCEAATQTEVGPGTAVVSRHETEHPVVTLRRGRGHRRPRPSSMVDYQSYRDTKLLVARFLQQQSPCSLTPEVQELINSIKSVLRTDQEHMEEAVRCATFIQQVMSVSESGQARASCVRETQPDCTSVTLPLRKRPGLLHLRSCGDLSTFTWAELQVSGQGRPSSRAHSRTGFRTGTRRLAQERPHSLIGVSRETII, via the exons ATGTCTCTCCCGGTAGTCCTGCCTGGATCGTGTTGTCGTTTAACCGGGGCTTCTCTCGCCCCTCAGTTCGCCGATCCGTCTCGACGGAGCCGCTGTATGGCCACAGTTCCGTGGCGGATGCGAGGATCGGAGTCGCGGCTGGTGCAGCCTCTGCTGCCCGCGCGCCCGCTGCTCTCTCTCGGGCTGCTGCAGCTGGTGCTCGGCTGCTCCATGGTGGCTCTCTCGTTCGGGGCTCTCTCCCTCAGCAACTCGCCTCCTGTCCGCAATTCCTGTCCGTTTTGGGCAGGATCATCA GTTATCTTGTCGGGGATCATCGGCCTCACCACATGGAAGCGGCCCATGCTCCTGTTG GTGAATCTGTTCGTGTTGCTGTCCATGGTGTGTATCCTGCTGAACCTGGCAGGCTTTATCCTCTGCTGTCAGGGAGCTCAGCTGGTGTCCAGCACCATCCATTGTCAGCTG GATGGGAATAGTGATATCTGTAACTGCTGTGCTGAGAGCCCCAGCAAGTGTCAAGATGAGGACGTGATAAAGATTTATGCAGGACACTCATGCGCGTCAATGAGAGTGCTGCTCAAG AAAGTTCTGTTTGCGCTGTGCGCATTGAATGCGCTGACCACAGTAGTGTGTCTGATTGCAGCTGCACTCAGGTACCTGCAGATCTTCTCCACCAGGCGGCCCTGCATG GAAGAGCCACGAAACGTTGCAGAGGAAGAAGAGCAGCCACACATTCCTGATCCTGATGACTTTGTTCCACCCGCACCACCTCCTTCCTACTTTTCAACCTTCTACTCCTACACACCACGGCTGGCTCGCAG GATGTTTGGTGACAGTGTGATCCCGCTGCCTCACATATACGGGGCGAGGATTAAAGGTGTGGAGGTTTTCTGTCCCCTCGACCCTCCTCCGCCCTATGAAGCCGTAGCAGCAAGGCAGGCTGAGCCGTCCCAG GTGCAGGACCCTGAGGTTCAAGTGACAGATCTGACGGAGGGGGTGTTGCACTGCTCCGAGATGGACACGGCTAGCGACG AAAGGTGTATGCAGACAGCCGTATCAAGTTCCTCACCGCCCTCACAGTCCATCACAGGCTCGAGCAGCAGAAAGCCATGTAGACAGCGGCATCGCAGGTCCAACAGTGATCCTGTTCTCCTGGACCTGACTGCTAAAG CAGTAATGAGCTGTGAGGCAGCCACGCAGACAGAAGTAGGTCCTGGGACAGCGGTGGTGTCGAGGCATGAGACGGAGCATCCGGTTGTCACTCTGCGACGGGGGAGGGGCCACCGCCGACCACGCCCCTCTTCCATGGTGGACTATCAGAGCTACAGGGACACCAAGCTGCTAGTGGCACGTTTCCTGCAGCAGCAGTCGCCGTGTAGCCTGACGCCGGAGGTGCAAGAGCTGATCAACAGTATAAAGAGTGTGCTGCGCACTGATCAGGAACACATGGAGGAGGCTGTGCGCTGTGCCACCTTCATCCAGCAG GTGATGAGCGTGTCAGAGAGCGGGCAGGCGCGGGCATCGTGTGTCAGAGAGACGCAGCCAGACTGCACGTCTGTCACACTGCCTCTGCGTAAGCGTCCGGGTCTCCTCCACCTGCGCAGCTGTGGAGACCTCAGCACCTTCACCTGGGCAGAGCTGCAGGTCAGTGGGCAGGGCAGACCGAGCTCCCGGGCCCACTCCAGGACGGGTTTTCGGACTGGGACACGCCGGCTGGCACAGGAGCGGCCCCACAGCCTGATCGGTGTCTCGCGAGAAACCATTATCTAA
- the fam189a2 gene encoding endosomal transmembrane epsin interactor 1 isoform X2 gives MSLPVVLPGSCCRLTGASLAPQFADPSRRSRCMATVPWRMRGSESRLVQPLLPARPLLSLGLLQLVLGCSMVALSFGALSLSNSPPVRNSCPFWAGSSVILSGIIGLTTWKRPMLLLVNLFVLLSMVCILLNLAGFILCCQGAQLVSSTIHCQLDGNSDICNCCAESPSKCQDEDVIKIYAGHSCASMRVLLKKVLFALCALNALTTVVCLIAAALRYLQIFSTRRPCMEEPRNVAEEEEQPHIPDPDDFVPPAPPPSYFSTFYSYTPRLARRMFGDSVIPLPHIYGARIKGVEVFCPLDPPPPYEAVAARQAEPSQVQDPEVQVTDLTEGVLHCSEMDTASDERCMQTAVSSSSPPSQSITGSSSRKPCRQRHRRSNSDPVLLDLTAKVMSCEAATQTEVGPGTAVVSRHETEHPVVTLRRGRGHRRPRPSSMVDYQSYRDTKLLVARFLQQQSPCSLTPEVQELINSIKSVLRTDQEHMEEAVRCATFIQQVMSVSESGQARASCVRETQPDCTSVTLPLRKRPGLLHLRSCGDLSTFTWAELQVSGQGRPSSRAHSRTGFRTGTRRLAQERPHSLIGVSRETII, from the exons ATGTCTCTCCCGGTAGTCCTGCCTGGATCGTGTTGTCGTTTAACCGGGGCTTCTCTCGCCCCTCAGTTCGCCGATCCGTCTCGACGGAGCCGCTGTATGGCCACAGTTCCGTGGCGGATGCGAGGATCGGAGTCGCGGCTGGTGCAGCCTCTGCTGCCCGCGCGCCCGCTGCTCTCTCTCGGGCTGCTGCAGCTGGTGCTCGGCTGCTCCATGGTGGCTCTCTCGTTCGGGGCTCTCTCCCTCAGCAACTCGCCTCCTGTCCGCAATTCCTGTCCGTTTTGGGCAGGATCATCA GTTATCTTGTCGGGGATCATCGGCCTCACCACATGGAAGCGGCCCATGCTCCTGTTG GTGAATCTGTTCGTGTTGCTGTCCATGGTGTGTATCCTGCTGAACCTGGCAGGCTTTATCCTCTGCTGTCAGGGAGCTCAGCTGGTGTCCAGCACCATCCATTGTCAGCTG GATGGGAATAGTGATATCTGTAACTGCTGTGCTGAGAGCCCCAGCAAGTGTCAAGATGAGGACGTGATAAAGATTTATGCAGGACACTCATGCGCGTCAATGAGAGTGCTGCTCAAG AAAGTTCTGTTTGCGCTGTGCGCATTGAATGCGCTGACCACAGTAGTGTGTCTGATTGCAGCTGCACTCAGGTACCTGCAGATCTTCTCCACCAGGCGGCCCTGCATG GAAGAGCCACGAAACGTTGCAGAGGAAGAAGAGCAGCCACACATTCCTGATCCTGATGACTTTGTTCCACCCGCACCACCTCCTTCCTACTTTTCAACCTTCTACTCCTACACACCACGGCTGGCTCGCAG GATGTTTGGTGACAGTGTGATCCCGCTGCCTCACATATACGGGGCGAGGATTAAAGGTGTGGAGGTTTTCTGTCCCCTCGACCCTCCTCCGCCCTATGAAGCCGTAGCAGCAAGGCAGGCTGAGCCGTCCCAG GTGCAGGACCCTGAGGTTCAAGTGACAGATCTGACGGAGGGGGTGTTGCACTGCTCCGAGATGGACACGGCTAGCGACG AAAGGTGTATGCAGACAGCCGTATCAAGTTCCTCACCGCCCTCACAGTCCATCACAGGCTCGAGCAGCAGAAAGCCATGTAGACAGCGGCATCGCAGGTCCAACAGTGATCCTGTTCTCCTGGACCTGACTGCTAAAG TAATGAGCTGTGAGGCAGCCACGCAGACAGAAGTAGGTCCTGGGACAGCGGTGGTGTCGAGGCATGAGACGGAGCATCCGGTTGTCACTCTGCGACGGGGGAGGGGCCACCGCCGACCACGCCCCTCTTCCATGGTGGACTATCAGAGCTACAGGGACACCAAGCTGCTAGTGGCACGTTTCCTGCAGCAGCAGTCGCCGTGTAGCCTGACGCCGGAGGTGCAAGAGCTGATCAACAGTATAAAGAGTGTGCTGCGCACTGATCAGGAACACATGGAGGAGGCTGTGCGCTGTGCCACCTTCATCCAGCAG GTGATGAGCGTGTCAGAGAGCGGGCAGGCGCGGGCATCGTGTGTCAGAGAGACGCAGCCAGACTGCACGTCTGTCACACTGCCTCTGCGTAAGCGTCCGGGTCTCCTCCACCTGCGCAGCTGTGGAGACCTCAGCACCTTCACCTGGGCAGAGCTGCAGGTCAGTGGGCAGGGCAGACCGAGCTCCCGGGCCCACTCCAGGACGGGTTTTCGGACTGGGACACGCCGGCTGGCACAGGAGCGGCCCCACAGCCTGATCGGTGTCTCGCGAGAAACCATTATCTAA
- the LOC108255360 gene encoding tubulin beta-4B chain-like, with the protein MREIVHMQAGQCGNQIGAKFWEVISDEHGVDPTGTYYGDSDLQRERINVYYNEATGGKYVPRAVLVDLEPGTMDSVRSGPFGQVFRPDNFVFGQSGAGNNWAKGHYTEGAELVDSVLDVVRKEAESCDCLQGFQLTHSLGGGTGSGMGTLLISKIREEYPDRIMNTFSVVPSPKVSDTVVEPYNATLSVHQLVENTDETYCIDNEALYDICFRTLKLTTPTYGDLNHLVSATMSGVTTCLRFPGQLNADLRKLAVNMVPFPRLHFFMPGFAPLTSRGSQQYRALTVPELTQQMFDAKNMMAACDPRHGRYLTVAAIFRGRMSMKEVDEQMLNVQNKNSSYFVEWIPNNVKTAVCDIPPRGLKMAATFIGNSTAIQELFKRISEQFTAMFRRKAFLHWYTGEGMDEMEFTEAESNMNDLVSEYQQYQDATAEEEGEFDEEEEEEGA; encoded by the exons ATGAGGGAAATTGTTCACATGCAAGCTGGTCAGTGTGGGAATCAAATCGGTGCAAAA TTTTGGGAGGTGATCAGTGATGAACACGGAGTCGACCCGACCGGTACCTACTACGGTGACAGCGACCTGCAGCGGGAGCGGATTAACGTGTATTACAACGAAGCCACTG GTGGAAAGTATGTTCCCCGGGCTGTACTGGTGGACTTGGAGCCAGGGACCATGGACTCTGTAAGATCTGGTCCTTTTGGCCAAGTGTTCAGACCAGACAACTTCGTGTTTG GCCAGAGTGGTGCTGGAAACAACTGGGCCAAAGGTCATTATACTGAAGGTGCTGAGCTGGTGGACTCGGTGCTGGATGTTGTGCGTAAGGAGGCTGAGAGCTGTGACTGCCTACAGGGCTTCCAGCTCACTCACTCCTTGGGTGGGGGCACCGGATCGGGCATGGGCACGCTGCTCATCAGCAAGATCCGTGAGGAGTATCCCGACCGCATCATGAACACGTTCAGTGTTGTGCCGTCTCCTAAAGTCTCAGACACTGTGGTGGAGCCCTACAACGCCACTCTGTCTGTGCACCAACTGGTGGAGAACACTGACGAGACGTACTGCATCGACAATGAAGCACTTTATGATATCTGTTTCCGCACTTTAAAGCTCACAACTCCCACTTATGGCGATCTCAACCATCTTGTTTCTGCCACCATGAGTGGTGTAACCACCTGTCTCCGTTTTCCTGGGCAGCTCAACGCTGACCTGCGAAAACTGGCTGTCAATATGGTGCCCTTCCCTCGTCTGCACTTTTTCATGCCTGGTTTTGCCCCACTCACCAGCAGGGGGAGCCAGCAGTACCGTGCGCTCACCGTGCCTGAACTAACACAACAGATGTTTGATGCCAAGAATATGATGGCGGCGTGTGACCCACGCCATGGCCGCTACCTGACTGTGGCTGCTATCTTCCGGGGCCGCATGTCCATGAAAGAGGTGGATGAGCAGATGCTCAatgtgcaaaacaaaaacagcagctaTTTTGTGGAATGGATCCCCAACAATGTCAAAACAGCTGTATGTGACATCCCACCAAGAGGGCTTAAGATGGCTGCCACCTTCATTGGCAACAGCACAGCCATCCAGGAGCTGTTCAAGCGCATCTCGGAGCAGTTCACAGCCATGTTCAGGAGAAAGGCCTTCCTGCATTGGTACACAGGAGAAGGAATGGATGAGATGGAGTTCACTGAGGCAGAGAGCAACATGAATGACCTTGTGTCTGAGTACCAGCAGTACCAGGATGCCACAGCTGAAGAGGAGGGCGAGTttgatgaagaggaagaagaggaaggggCTTAA